From the genome of Sulfuricella sp., one region includes:
- the ald gene encoding alanine dehydrogenase yields MLIGVPKEIKDHEFRVGLTPTGVRALAAAGHEVRVETRAGAAIGYGDERYAAAGAQIVATAAEAWTCPMVIKVKEPQPAEIALLHEGLILFTYLHLAADAGLTRQLVEHKIVGIAYETVTDNQGRLPLLIPMSEVAGRIAIQAGAVSLQMNHGGSGVLLGGVAGVMPGKVTILGAGSVGTEAAKMALGLGADTTIVDIDLNRLRFLDDIFGGRLKTCYSQTGAIEKLVADADLVVGSVLIPGKRAPKLISRDMVCKMRPGSVLVDVCIDQGGCAETSRPTTHSEPTYVEAGVVHYCVTNMPAACARTSTQALTHATLPYALKIASLGYQVAMREDKGLMNGLNLHLGQVTHPNVAADLGYEYQPYQP; encoded by the coding sequence ATGCTGATCGGTGTCCCGAAAGAAATCAAGGATCACGAATTCCGTGTTGGCCTTACCCCGACAGGCGTTCGCGCCCTGGCCGCTGCCGGCCACGAGGTGCGGGTGGAAACCCGCGCGGGTGCTGCAATCGGCTATGGCGATGAACGCTATGCCGCCGCCGGAGCGCAAATCGTGGCCACGGCTGCGGAAGCCTGGACCTGTCCCATGGTGATCAAGGTCAAGGAACCCCAGCCTGCCGAGATCGCGCTGCTGCATGAAGGCCTGATACTCTTCACCTACCTGCACCTTGCCGCCGATGCCGGACTGACGCGCCAACTGGTGGAACACAAGATCGTCGGCATCGCCTACGAAACCGTTACCGATAACCAGGGCCGCCTGCCCCTGCTCATCCCGATGTCCGAAGTCGCGGGCCGGATCGCGATTCAGGCTGGCGCGGTCAGCCTGCAGATGAACCATGGCGGCAGTGGCGTGCTGCTGGGCGGGGTAGCGGGCGTCATGCCGGGGAAAGTCACGATTCTCGGCGCCGGCTCGGTCGGTACAGAGGCAGCCAAAATGGCGCTGGGGCTGGGCGCGGATACCACGATTGTGGATATCGATCTGAATCGCCTGCGCTTTCTGGACGATATTTTTGGCGGGCGCCTCAAGACCTGTTATTCGCAGACTGGCGCCATCGAGAAATTGGTCGCGGACGCCGACCTGGTGGTCGGTTCGGTGCTGATCCCCGGCAAACGCGCGCCCAAGCTGATCAGCCGTGACATGGTCTGCAAAATGCGTCCCGGATCGGTGCTGGTGGATGTCTGCATCGATCAGGGCGGCTGCGCGGAAACCTCGCGCCCGACAACTCACTCCGAGCCCACTTATGTCGAAGCAGGCGTGGTGCACTACTGCGTCACCAACATGCCCGCCGCCTGCGCCCGCACCTCGACCCAGGCACTCACCCATGCCACCCTGCCCTACGCGCTGAAGATCGCCAGCCTCGGTTACCAGGTAGCCATGAGGGAAGATAAGGGATTGATGAACGGGCTCAATCTGCATCTCGGGCAGGTGACCCATCCCAACGTGGCGGCAGACCTGGGTTATGAGTACCAACCCTACCAGCCTTAG